A segment of the Methylomonas paludis genome:
ATGATTTATCCGAACGATTCGGCCAGTTTTTCGGCTTCGGCAAAATCCAGGGTGCCTTCATAAATAGCTCGTCCGGTGATGGCACCAATAATGCCATCGTGGGCTACTTCACCCAGGGCTTTAATGTCATCCAGATTGGTGATGCCGCCGGAAGCGATCACCGGTATATGGATAGCTCTGGCCAGTTTGGCGGTGGCTTCCACATTGACACCCTGCATCATGCCGTCGCGGGAAATATCAGTATAAATAATGGCCGCCACACCGTTGGCTTCAAATTTTTGGGCCAGATCAATCACATCGTGGCGGGACAGTTTAGACCAGCCGTCTATCGCTACTTTGCCGTCTCGGGCATCCAGGCCTATGATGATATGGCCGGGAAATTCGATGGATACATCCCGGACAAAATGAGGTTCACTCACTGCTTTGGTGCCGATAATCACATATTGCACACCGGCTTCCAGATAGGCTTGTATGGTATCTTCATCGCGAATGCCGCCACCGATTTGTACCGGTATGTCTGGATAGGCCTGGACAATCGCGTGAATCACTTCCGCGTTTTTGGGCTTGCCGGCAAATGCGCCGTCCAGATCAACCAGATGCAAGCGTTTGGCGCCGGCACTAACCCAGCGACCAGCCACTGCGACTGGATCGTCGGAAAATACCGTATCGTCTTCCATGCGGCCTTGACGCAAGCGTACACATTTCCCTTCTTTCAAATCAATTGCAGGTATCAGCAACATATCTCAATCTCAATGGTTAACACATCATTTATTGCAAGCCGGT
Coding sequences within it:
- the hisA gene encoding 1-(5-phosphoribosyl)-5-[(5-phosphoribosylamino)methylideneamino]imidazole-4-carboxamide isomerase, whose product is MLLIPAIDLKEGKCVRLRQGRMEDDTVFSDDPVAVAGRWVSAGAKRLHLVDLDGAFAGKPKNAEVIHAIVQAYPDIPVQIGGGIRDEDTIQAYLEAGVQYVIIGTKAVSEPHFVRDVSIEFPGHIIIGLDARDGKVAIDGWSKLSRHDVIDLAQKFEANGVAAIIYTDISRDGMMQGVNVEATAKLARAIHIPVIASGGITNLDDIKALGEVAHDGIIGAITGRAIYEGTLDFAEAEKLAESFG